A region from the Anomaloglossus baeobatrachus isolate aAnoBae1 chromosome 11, aAnoBae1.hap1, whole genome shotgun sequence genome encodes:
- the LOC142256609 gene encoding galactoside alpha-(1,2)-fucosyltransferase 2-like isoform X2, producing the protein MEQAKHSIHYELQTSFNGRQEGIRFFIDESILRTRTQERYQKKMELSNKKKKLFLLGCLLMSVFVFLVLYQLQFRIQFLTFSANLPLSLICPQKDNKLISEDVSDTSSNNIISKCKDLGIWTVKPDGRLGNHMGEYAALYALAKANGRQAFILTEMHDYLAPIFKITLPVLHNSVARYVPFQEYWIHDWMSEEYNHIYGSFIKLTGFPCSWTFFHHLREDMKREFTIHDYLKNEANQVLENIKGSRKNVTYIGVHVRRGDYVNVMPNVWKGVVADKGYLEKAMNYFRNKYKEPVFVVTSNGMRWCKENIDNSKGDVYFSGDGYESTPGKDFALLVGCNHTIMTIGTFGFWASYLVGGETIYLTNFTLPESEFLKLFRYNAAFLPEWIGIPADLSPLQH; encoded by the coding sequence gTATTAGATTCTTTATCGATGAATCAATCCTACGAACCAGAACTCAGGAAAGATACCAGAAAAAGATGGAGTTATCCAACAAGAAAAAGAAACTTTTTCTCTTGGGCTGTCTATTAATGTCAGTTTTTGTGTTCCTTGTATTATACCAATTACAGTTCCGTATCCAATTTTTGACATTTTCCGCTAATCTGCCTTTATCCTTAATATGCCCACAAAAAGACAACAAACTTATATCAGAAGATGTCTCAGATACTAGTAGCAATAACATAATATCTAAATGCAAAGATTTAGGAATTTGGACCGTAAAACCTGATGGAAGGTTGGGTAACCACATGGGTGAATATGCTGCTTTATATGCCTTGGCCAAAGCAAACGGACGCCAGGCTTTTATCCTTACGGAAATGCATGACTACTTGGCCCCAATATTTAAAATCACGCTACCAGTTTTACATAACAGTGTGGCCAGGTACGTCCCATTTCAGGAATACTGGATACATGACTGGATGTCTGAGGAATATAATCACATTTACGGGAGTTTTATCAAACTAACAGGCTTCCCCTGTTCATGGACATTTTTTCATCATCTACGAGAAGACATGAAAAGGGAATTTACAATTCATGACTATCTTAAGAATGAGGCCAACCAAGTTTTGGAAAACATAAAAGGTTCTCGAAAAAATGTCACCTATATTGGGGTCCACGTCCGAAGAGGCGATTATGTCAATGTCATGCCAAACGTTTGGAAGGGTGTGGTCGCAGACAAAGGTTACTTGGAGAAAGCCATGAATTATTTCCGAAATAAATATAAAGAACCTGTTTTCGTAGTGACTAGTAATGGAATGCGTTGGTGTAAAGAGAACATCGACAATTCCAAGGGTGATGTCTACTTCTCAGGGGATGGCTACGAGTCCACTCCGGGTAAGGATTTTGCACTTCTGGTTGGTTGCAACCACACAATCATGACTATTGGGACATTTGGATTTTGGGCAAGTTATTTGGTTGGAGGAGAAACCATATACCTCACTAACTTTACACTTCCTGAATCGGAATTCTTAAAACTTTTCCGATATAATGCTGCATTCCTACCGGAGTGGATTGGGATTCCAGCTGACCTATCTCCGCTACAGCACTGA
- the LOC142256609 gene encoding galactoside alpha-(1,2)-fucosyltransferase 2-like isoform X3 — MFHKDDAVLPFQYRGIRFFIDESILRTRTQERYQKKMELSNKKKKLFLLGCLLMSVFVFLVLYQLQFRIQFLTFSANLPLSLICPQKDNKLISEDVSDTSSNNIISKCKDLGIWTVKPDGRLGNHMGEYAALYALAKANGRQAFILTEMHDYLAPIFKITLPVLHNSVARYVPFQEYWIHDWMSEEYNHIYGSFIKLTGFPCSWTFFHHLREDMKREFTIHDYLKNEANQVLENIKGSRKNVTYIGVHVRRGDYVNVMPNVWKGVVADKGYLEKAMNYFRNKYKEPVFVVTSNGMRWCKENIDNSKGDVYFSGDGYESTPGKDFALLVGCNHTIMTIGTFGFWASYLVGGETIYLTNFTLPESEFLKLFRYNAAFLPEWIGIPADLSPLQH; from the coding sequence gTATTAGATTCTTTATCGATGAATCAATCCTACGAACCAGAACTCAGGAAAGATACCAGAAAAAGATGGAGTTATCCAACAAGAAAAAGAAACTTTTTCTCTTGGGCTGTCTATTAATGTCAGTTTTTGTGTTCCTTGTATTATACCAATTACAGTTCCGTATCCAATTTTTGACATTTTCCGCTAATCTGCCTTTATCCTTAATATGCCCACAAAAAGACAACAAACTTATATCAGAAGATGTCTCAGATACTAGTAGCAATAACATAATATCTAAATGCAAAGATTTAGGAATTTGGACCGTAAAACCTGATGGAAGGTTGGGTAACCACATGGGTGAATATGCTGCTTTATATGCCTTGGCCAAAGCAAACGGACGCCAGGCTTTTATCCTTACGGAAATGCATGACTACTTGGCCCCAATATTTAAAATCACGCTACCAGTTTTACATAACAGTGTGGCCAGGTACGTCCCATTTCAGGAATACTGGATACATGACTGGATGTCTGAGGAATATAATCACATTTACGGGAGTTTTATCAAACTAACAGGCTTCCCCTGTTCATGGACATTTTTTCATCATCTACGAGAAGACATGAAAAGGGAATTTACAATTCATGACTATCTTAAGAATGAGGCCAACCAAGTTTTGGAAAACATAAAAGGTTCTCGAAAAAATGTCACCTATATTGGGGTCCACGTCCGAAGAGGCGATTATGTCAATGTCATGCCAAACGTTTGGAAGGGTGTGGTCGCAGACAAAGGTTACTTGGAGAAAGCCATGAATTATTTCCGAAATAAATATAAAGAACCTGTTTTCGTAGTGACTAGTAATGGAATGCGTTGGTGTAAAGAGAACATCGACAATTCCAAGGGTGATGTCTACTTCTCAGGGGATGGCTACGAGTCCACTCCGGGTAAGGATTTTGCACTTCTGGTTGGTTGCAACCACACAATCATGACTATTGGGACATTTGGATTTTGGGCAAGTTATTTGGTTGGAGGAGAAACCATATACCTCACTAACTTTACACTTCCTGAATCGGAATTCTTAAAACTTTTCCGATATAATGCTGCATTCCTACCGGAGTGGATTGGGATTCCAGCTGACCTATCTCCGCTACAGCACTGA
- the LOC142256609 gene encoding galactoside alpha-(1,2)-fucosyltransferase 2-like isoform X4, which produces MELSNKKKKLFLLGCLLMSVFVFLVLYQLQFRIQFLTFSANLPLSLICPQKDNKLISEDVSDTSSNNIISKCKDLGIWTVKPDGRLGNHMGEYAALYALAKANGRQAFILTEMHDYLAPIFKITLPVLHNSVARYVPFQEYWIHDWMSEEYNHIYGSFIKLTGFPCSWTFFHHLREDMKREFTIHDYLKNEANQVLENIKGSRKNVTYIGVHVRRGDYVNVMPNVWKGVVADKGYLEKAMNYFRNKYKEPVFVVTSNGMRWCKENIDNSKGDVYFSGDGYESTPGKDFALLVGCNHTIMTIGTFGFWASYLVGGETIYLTNFTLPESEFLKLFRYNAAFLPEWIGIPADLSPLQH; this is translated from the coding sequence ATGGAGTTATCCAACAAGAAAAAGAAACTTTTTCTCTTGGGCTGTCTATTAATGTCAGTTTTTGTGTTCCTTGTATTATACCAATTACAGTTCCGTATCCAATTTTTGACATTTTCCGCTAATCTGCCTTTATCCTTAATATGCCCACAAAAAGACAACAAACTTATATCAGAAGATGTCTCAGATACTAGTAGCAATAACATAATATCTAAATGCAAAGATTTAGGAATTTGGACCGTAAAACCTGATGGAAGGTTGGGTAACCACATGGGTGAATATGCTGCTTTATATGCCTTGGCCAAAGCAAACGGACGCCAGGCTTTTATCCTTACGGAAATGCATGACTACTTGGCCCCAATATTTAAAATCACGCTACCAGTTTTACATAACAGTGTGGCCAGGTACGTCCCATTTCAGGAATACTGGATACATGACTGGATGTCTGAGGAATATAATCACATTTACGGGAGTTTTATCAAACTAACAGGCTTCCCCTGTTCATGGACATTTTTTCATCATCTACGAGAAGACATGAAAAGGGAATTTACAATTCATGACTATCTTAAGAATGAGGCCAACCAAGTTTTGGAAAACATAAAAGGTTCTCGAAAAAATGTCACCTATATTGGGGTCCACGTCCGAAGAGGCGATTATGTCAATGTCATGCCAAACGTTTGGAAGGGTGTGGTCGCAGACAAAGGTTACTTGGAGAAAGCCATGAATTATTTCCGAAATAAATATAAAGAACCTGTTTTCGTAGTGACTAGTAATGGAATGCGTTGGTGTAAAGAGAACATCGACAATTCCAAGGGTGATGTCTACTTCTCAGGGGATGGCTACGAGTCCACTCCGGGTAAGGATTTTGCACTTCTGGTTGGTTGCAACCACACAATCATGACTATTGGGACATTTGGATTTTGGGCAAGTTATTTGGTTGGAGGAGAAACCATATACCTCACTAACTTTACACTTCCTGAATCGGAATTCTTAAAACTTTTCCGATATAATGCTGCATTCCTACCGGAGTGGATTGGGATTCCAGCTGACCTATCTCCGCTACAGCACTGA